One window from the genome of Desulfobotulus pelophilus encodes:
- the nadC gene encoding carboxylating nicotinate-nucleotide diphosphorylase, whose product MFAVERLINLAMEEDIGTGDITTEAIVPEDAMGEGVVITREEGIVSAGFSVAQRVFEKLDKDVVFSPLVKEGEALAVNTRILHLQGRMRALLTGERTALNFMQRLCGIATHVRAFGRGMEGSGITLVDTRKTTPGWRVLEKYAVRVGGASNHRMGLYDGVLIKDNHIAAAGGVASAVEAVRRRVSHLVKIEVEAETLEEVDQAAEAGADVILLDNMDADMVREAVRRIDGRSLVEVSGMVTAEKIKALSLAGVHIISAGALTHQARAVDLSMRIAPPGKLRPEWAT is encoded by the coding sequence ATGTTTGCTGTGGAACGCCTCATTAATCTGGCCATGGAAGAAGATATCGGTACGGGAGATATCACCACCGAGGCCATTGTTCCCGAAGATGCCATGGGCGAAGGTGTTGTGATCACCCGGGAAGAGGGCATTGTGTCGGCCGGTTTTTCCGTAGCCCAGCGGGTTTTTGAAAAGCTTGATAAAGATGTGGTTTTTTCCCCTCTGGTGAAGGAGGGAGAGGCTCTTGCCGTCAATACCCGCATTCTGCACCTTCAGGGACGGATGCGTGCCCTGCTTACAGGCGAGCGGACGGCTCTCAACTTTATGCAGCGTCTTTGTGGAATCGCGACCCATGTTCGGGCCTTTGGCCGGGGTATGGAAGGCAGTGGCATCACCCTTGTGGATACAAGAAAGACCACACCTGGGTGGCGGGTTCTGGAAAAATATGCGGTGCGTGTGGGAGGCGCTTCCAATCACCGTATGGGACTTTACGATGGCGTTCTCATTAAGGACAATCACATCGCTGCAGCTGGAGGTGTGGCATCGGCCGTGGAAGCCGTGCGCAGGCGGGTTTCCCATCTGGTGAAAATTGAGGTGGAGGCGGAAACCCTTGAGGAAGTGGATCAGGCTGCGGAGGCCGGTGCGGATGTCATTCTTCTGGATAATATGGATGCCGATATGGTCAGAGAAGCTGTCCGCCGCATTGATGGGCGAAGCCTGGTGGAGGTTTCCGGCATGGTGACAGCTGAAAAAATAAAGGCTTTGAGTCTTGCGGGCGTTCATATCATTTCCGCCGGTGCCCTGACCCATCAGGCAAGGGCCGTGGATCTGAGCATGCGCATTGCACCGCCGGGAAAGCTCCGTCCGGAATGGGCCACCTGA
- the hisD gene encoding histidinol dehydrogenase — MEYIKKACLSAEGNSLEKRKLVEKILSDIEERGEEAVAELARKFDNWEGPFVLSDEKKQKLIESVPQRVKDDIRFAYEQVAGFAVAQRESLKEFELETFPGVILGQKVIPMDVAGCYIPGGRFAHACSALMSVATAKAAGVKTVIACSPPRGGGIDPAVCYAMDIAGADMILEMGGVQAIASMAYGLFTGKPANIIVGPGNAFVAEAKAILAGSGRCAIDVFAGPTESGVIADKTADPMTVAVDLVSQAEHGYDSPVWLFTDSRELAETVLEIMPRVIADLTTPEVAEAAWRDYGEIILCESREELCQVNDRYAPEHIQVIADDLDWWRDHLKSYGSMFLGEGATVAHGDKCSGTNHILPTKKAGYNSGGLNVHKFLKIYTYQNISVEANRVFSAAASRLSRVEGMEGHARACDWRLKKFFPEEKWDFEVYEQKRYC, encoded by the coding sequence GTGGAATACATAAAAAAAGCCTGTCTGTCAGCGGAGGGAAACAGCCTTGAAAAACGAAAGCTTGTGGAGAAAATCCTAAGTGATATCGAAGAGCGTGGAGAGGAAGCTGTAGCAGAACTTGCAAGGAAGTTTGATAACTGGGAAGGGCCTTTTGTTCTTTCCGATGAAAAAAAACAAAAACTGATTGAATCCGTACCGCAAAGGGTGAAAGACGATATCCGTTTTGCCTATGAGCAGGTGGCGGGTTTTGCCGTGGCACAGCGTGAAAGTCTGAAGGAGTTTGAGCTGGAGACGTTTCCCGGTGTGATTCTCGGGCAGAAGGTAATCCCCATGGATGTGGCGGGTTGCTATATCCCCGGAGGCCGATTTGCCCATGCCTGCTCTGCTTTAATGAGTGTGGCAACTGCCAAGGCTGCCGGAGTGAAAACTGTCATAGCCTGTTCTCCTCCCCGAGGTGGCGGTATTGATCCTGCCGTATGCTATGCCATGGATATAGCCGGGGCGGATATGATTCTTGAAATGGGCGGGGTTCAGGCCATCGCCAGTATGGCATACGGACTTTTTACGGGAAAGCCTGCCAATATTATTGTTGGTCCTGGTAATGCCTTTGTGGCCGAAGCCAAGGCTATTTTGGCCGGATCCGGGCGCTGTGCCATAGATGTTTTTGCCGGCCCCACGGAGTCCGGAGTCATCGCGGATAAGACCGCAGACCCCATGACAGTGGCTGTGGATCTCGTGTCCCAGGCCGAACATGGCTACGACTCTCCCGTCTGGCTTTTCACGGATTCAAGGGAGCTTGCAGAGACAGTTCTGGAAATTATGCCAAGAGTCATAGCGGATCTCACAACACCGGAGGTTGCGGAGGCAGCATGGAGGGATTACGGAGAAATTATTCTGTGCGAAAGCCGGGAAGAACTTTGCCAGGTAAATGACCGCTATGCTCCGGAGCATATTCAGGTTATCGCAGACGATCTGGATTGGTGGAGGGATCATCTGAAAAGCTATGGGTCCATGTTCCTTGGGGAAGGAGCCACCGTAGCCCATGGCGATAAATGTTCCGGTACCAATCATATTTTGCCTACAAAAAAAGCAGGTTATAATTCCGGCGGACTCAATGTTCACAAGTTTTTAAAGATTTATACCTATCAGAATATATCCGTTGAAGCCAACAGGGTGTTTTCTGCCGCTGCATCCCGACTTTCCCGGGTGGAGGGAATGGAAGGGCATGCCAGAGCCTGTGACTGGAGGCTGAAAAAGTTTTTCCCTGAAGAAAAATGGGATTTTGAGGTGTACGAACAGAAGCGTTATTGCTGA
- a CDS encoding DegT/DnrJ/EryC1/StrS family aminotransferase, with protein sequence MAQQCFSKSFTRQEPIPEHAIERAISVLRSGKLHRYNVEVGEAGEVSELETEFASYIGKRYCLACASCGSAMYLALKSAGVQRGDKVLCNAYTLAPVPGAIENAGADIELVEICEDYTIDIRDLDRKAAAGNAKWLLLSHMRGHMADMDKIQRVCERHGLFLIEDCAHTMGAEWDGRKSGSFGQVSCFSTQTYKHMNSGEGGFLVTDDEELMARAILHSGSYMLYDRHVARPDLEVFDPIKKRIPNYSCRMDNLRAAILRPQLQMLTRQCQRWNERYRLLEAAIHSIEGLWCPPRDPRENYVGSSIQFSVCHGDSESIRLFLEKCRERGVELKWFGSPEPAGFTSAYQSWEYFGNLPDLPNTNRILKRMCDMRIPLTFTLDDCRVIAEILRDVATDILQSD encoded by the coding sequence ATGGCGCAGCAATGCTTTAGCAAAAGTTTTACCAGACAGGAGCCCATTCCTGAGCATGCCATTGAGCGGGCCATATCGGTATTACGGTCGGGGAAATTGCATCGCTATAACGTGGAAGTTGGAGAGGCAGGGGAAGTTTCCGAACTGGAAACAGAATTTGCTTCCTACATAGGGAAAAGATATTGCCTGGCCTGTGCATCATGCGGCAGTGCCATGTATCTTGCCCTTAAATCCGCCGGGGTTCAAAGGGGCGACAAGGTTCTGTGCAATGCCTACACACTGGCACCCGTTCCCGGAGCCATAGAAAATGCTGGTGCAGATATTGAGCTGGTTGAAATTTGCGAAGATTATACCATTGATATTCGTGATCTGGATCGTAAGGCAGCGGCGGGCAATGCAAAGTGGCTTCTGCTGTCTCATATGCGCGGACATATGGCAGACATGGATAAAATTCAAAGAGTCTGTGAGCGGCACGGGCTTTTTTTGATCGAAGATTGTGCCCATACCATGGGCGCGGAGTGGGATGGCAGAAAGTCGGGTAGTTTTGGACAGGTAAGCTGTTTTTCGACCCAGACCTATAAACATATGAATTCTGGAGAAGGGGGCTTTCTTGTCACCGATGATGAAGAGCTCATGGCCCGGGCTATCCTCCATTCCGGCTCGTACATGCTGTATGACCGCCATGTCGCCCGCCCGGATCTGGAAGTCTTTGATCCCATAAAGAAAAGAATTCCGAACTATTCCTGTCGTATGGATAACCTGAGAGCTGCCATTCTCCGACCTCAGCTACAGATGCTTACAAGACAGTGTCAGCGTTGGAATGAGCGCTATCGCCTGCTGGAAGCGGCCATCCATTCTATAGAAGGTCTCTGGTGTCCACCCCGTGATCCCCGCGAGAATTATGTTGGCAGCTCCATCCAGTTTTCTGTCTGTCATGGTGACAGTGAGAGTATACGACTGTTTCTGGAAAAATGCCGTGAACGTGGTGTTGAGCTCAAGTGGTTCGGGAGTCCGGAACCCGCTGGTTTTACAAGTGCATATCAGAGCTGGGAATATTTTGGCAATCTTCCGGACCTGCCTAATACGAATCGTATTCTTAAACGTATGTGCGATATGCGCATTCCGCTGACCTTTACACTGGATGACTGTCGGGTGATTGCGGAAATTCTTCGTGATGTTGCAACAGATATTTTACAGTCGGATTGA
- a CDS encoding rhomboid family intramembrane serine protease, translated as MIPIRDTQPSRNRPVVTLLLIFVNALVFFMQLGQGPEMARFLWEWGLVPARYTDPALSVYTGLFQKVFTFFSFMFLHGGWLHIIFNMWTLWIFGDNVEDRLGPLRYLGFYLACGLASGLAHSMVYPTSTIPVVGASGAIAGVMGAYFLLYPASRILTLIPIFIFPLFIEIPAFIYMGIWFLFQIFNAMGGGGGVAWWAHIGGFVMGAFLLRFLVQLPEGHFAAKVRKAMRRRKTPGLQTIRVIAPQDTPHFYGTLILSPPEALAGCTKRVNIPWGFYSRLYKITVPPQSREGQKLRLQGMGRRMPDGTAGDLYLTIRIRQLDGFSF; from the coding sequence ATGATTCCCATTCGGGACACCCAGCCATCCCGTAACCGGCCGGTGGTGACTCTTCTGCTTATCTTTGTCAATGCCCTGGTCTTTTTTATGCAACTGGGGCAGGGGCCGGAGATGGCTCGTTTTTTGTGGGAGTGGGGGCTGGTTCCAGCCCGCTACACGGATCCTGCCCTTTCGGTTTATACGGGCCTGTTTCAGAAAGTATTCACCTTTTTTTCTTTTATGTTTCTCCATGGTGGCTGGCTCCACATTATTTTTAATATGTGGACTCTCTGGATTTTTGGGGACAACGTGGAAGATCGCCTTGGTCCTCTCCGGTATCTGGGGTTTTATCTGGCTTGCGGACTGGCATCCGGATTGGCCCATTCCATGGTCTATCCCACCTCCACCATTCCCGTTGTGGGAGCCAGTGGAGCCATTGCCGGTGTTATGGGAGCTTACTTTCTTCTGTATCCGGCATCCCGTATCCTGACCCTCATCCCCATTTTTATTTTTCCCCTTTTCATTGAAATCCCGGCTTTCATTTACATGGGTATCTGGTTTCTGTTTCAGATATTCAATGCCATGGGTGGTGGTGGAGGGGTGGCCTGGTGGGCTCACATCGGTGGCTTTGTTATGGGTGCCTTTCTGCTGCGTTTTCTCGTACAGCTTCCGGAAGGTCATTTTGCTGCAAAGGTACGCAAGGCCATGCGCAGAAGAAAAACGCCGGGACTTCAGACCATTCGTGTGATTGCTCCCCAGGATACCCCCCATTTTTACGGCACACTGATTCTTTCTCCACCGGAAGCCCTTGCAGGATGCACCAAGCGGGTGAACATTCCATGGGGCTTTTATTCCCGCCTTTATAAAATCACCGTTCCACCCCAGAGCCGTGAAGGTCAGAAGCTGCGCCTTCAGGGGATGGGCCGACGTATGCCTGATGGTACAGCCGGTGATCTTTACCTTACGATTCGTATTCGTCAACTTGATGGATTTTCCTTCTGA
- a CDS encoding valine--tRNA ligase produces the protein MSEALLDKGYEPREVEARWYRYWLENQLFAAADKDEEKEAFSIVIPPPNVTGKLHMGHALNNTLQDILCRYHRLCGKNVLWMPGTDHAGIATQNVVEKQLALEGKSRDDLGRDAFIDRVWEWRQEYGGAIINQLQRLGASCDWNRERFTMDEGLSKAVRKVFVRLYEEGLIYKGQYLINWCPRCHTALADLEVEHEEKDSFLYHIAYPLADDSASLVVATTRPETLFGDTAVALHPEDDRYADLSCAFVKLPLTEREIPVIRDSYVDRDFGTGCLKVTPAHDPNDFELGIRHGLEQIKAIDDDGRMNAHAGAFAGLDRFEARNAAVAELEKQGLLIKKEELTHSVGHCYRCKTVVEPNLSLQWFVKVAPLAEKALKAVEEGHTRIYPENWTKTYYEWMHNIRDWCISRQIWWGHRIPAWTCKDCGSLMVLEADPEACTDCGSRSMIQESDVLDTWFSSALWPFSTMGWPEKTDLLKTFYPTSVLVTGFDILFFWVARMMMMGTHFMDEVPFKEVYIHALVRDAEGKKMSKSLGNVIDPLEVIDQYGTDAFRFTLTSFAAMGRDIKLSEERVEGYRHFINKLWNAARFSLMHLDRAYENFDEKALSLPDQWILSRLNTVAAQVQQALESYRFNDAASILYRFVWNEFCDWYLEAIKPVLFGKSGEAAMEATKGVLYRVISDALILLHPIIPFVTEEIWAKLPGERGSIMRAVYPTTNWDQQRLAYSPEAEVAMEFLMELVTGVRNIRGEMNLPPAQALDAVFHTDNPFQKEMIHNHGDLMKLLARLRTLEAESVGERPRVSATSIVSGSPIYVLLEGILDFSKEVERLDKSIAKVDKELSGISAKLDNPGFVDRAPEAVVKKVKEQHGELSEKRRQLVANRDRMAAMV, from the coding sequence ATGAGTGAGGCTCTGTTAGACAAGGGGTATGAACCCCGGGAAGTGGAAGCGCGCTGGTACCGCTACTGGCTGGAAAATCAGCTCTTTGCCGCTGCGGATAAAGATGAGGAAAAAGAAGCTTTTTCCATCGTGATTCCGCCGCCCAATGTCACGGGTAAGCTGCACATGGGGCATGCACTGAACAATACCCTGCAGGATATTCTCTGCCGTTACCACAGGCTTTGCGGAAAAAATGTATTGTGGATGCCGGGAACGGACCATGCGGGTATTGCCACCCAGAATGTGGTGGAAAAGCAGCTGGCCCTTGAAGGGAAATCCCGGGATGATCTGGGCAGGGATGCTTTCATCGACAGAGTCTGGGAATGGCGTCAGGAGTATGGTGGTGCCATCATCAATCAGCTGCAACGCCTTGGCGCTTCCTGTGACTGGAATCGTGAACGCTTCACCATGGATGAGGGACTCTCAAAAGCTGTTCGCAAGGTTTTTGTACGGCTGTACGAAGAGGGCCTGATTTATAAAGGGCAGTATCTGATAAACTGGTGTCCCCGCTGCCATACGGCTCTGGCAGATCTGGAGGTGGAGCATGAAGAGAAAGATTCTTTTCTCTATCACATTGCCTATCCCCTGGCGGATGATTCCGCTTCCCTTGTGGTGGCCACCACCCGCCCGGAAACCCTTTTCGGGGATACGGCGGTAGCTCTCCATCCCGAAGATGATCGCTATGCAGACCTTTCCTGCGCTTTTGTTAAACTTCCCCTGACGGAGAGGGAGATCCCTGTCATCCGGGATAGCTATGTGGACAGGGATTTCGGTACGGGTTGTCTGAAGGTAACACCAGCCCATGATCCCAATGACTTTGAACTGGGCATCAGGCATGGCCTGGAGCAGATTAAGGCCATTGATGATGATGGCCGGATGAATGCCCATGCCGGGGCCTTTGCAGGGCTGGATCGTTTTGAGGCACGGAATGCTGCTGTGGCTGAGCTGGAAAAGCAGGGGTTGCTGATTAAAAAAGAAGAGCTGACCCACAGTGTGGGGCATTGCTATCGCTGTAAGACCGTGGTGGAACCCAACCTTTCCCTGCAGTGGTTTGTGAAGGTGGCCCCTTTGGCGGAAAAAGCCCTAAAGGCGGTGGAAGAGGGGCATACCCGCATTTATCCCGAAAACTGGACCAAAACCTATTACGAATGGATGCACAATATCCGGGACTGGTGTATTTCACGTCAGATCTGGTGGGGTCACCGTATTCCGGCATGGACCTGTAAAGACTGCGGTTCTCTCATGGTTCTGGAGGCGGATCCCGAGGCCTGCACGGACTGTGGTTCCAGATCCATGATTCAGGAAAGTGATGTGCTGGATACCTGGTTCAGTTCTGCCCTCTGGCCCTTTTCCACCATGGGATGGCCGGAAAAAACCGATCTTCTGAAAACCTTTTATCCGACCTCTGTACTGGTTACAGGATTTGACATCCTCTTTTTCTGGGTGGCCCGCATGATGATGATGGGAACCCATTTCATGGATGAGGTACCTTTTAAAGAGGTGTATATCCATGCACTGGTACGGGATGCCGAGGGCAAGAAAATGAGCAAATCCCTTGGCAATGTGATTGACCCCCTGGAAGTGATTGACCAGTACGGGACCGATGCCTTCCGTTTCACCCTGACGAGTTTTGCCGCCATGGGCAGGGACATCAAGCTTTCCGAAGAAAGGGTGGAGGGCTACCGCCATTTCATCAACAAGCTTTGGAATGCGGCCCGATTTTCCCTCATGCATCTGGACCGGGCCTATGAAAATTTTGATGAAAAAGCTCTGTCCCTTCCGGATCAGTGGATTCTTTCCCGTCTGAACACGGTGGCTGCCCAGGTACAGCAGGCTTTGGAAAGCTACCGTTTTAACGATGCCGCTTCCATTCTCTATCGCTTTGTGTGGAATGAATTCTGTGACTGGTACCTTGAGGCCATAAAACCCGTTCTTTTCGGTAAGTCCGGAGAAGCGGCCATGGAAGCCACCAAGGGGGTTCTGTACCGGGTAATCAGTGATGCCCTGATTCTTCTGCACCCCATCATTCCCTTTGTTACGGAGGAAATCTGGGCAAAGCTCCCCGGAGAGAGGGGTTCCATCATGCGGGCGGTTTATCCCACAACAAACTGGGATCAGCAGCGTCTGGCCTATTCCCCTGAAGCGGAAGTGGCCATGGAGTTTCTCATGGAGCTGGTGACGGGGGTCCGCAATATCAGAGGTGAGATGAATCTGCCTCCGGCTCAGGCCCTGGACGCGGTTTTTCATACGGATAACCCCTTCCAGAAGGAAATGATTCACAACCACGGAGACCTGATGAAGCTTCTGGCCCGACTCCGTACCCTTGAGGCAGAGAGTGTGGGGGAGCGTCCCAGAGTCTCTGCCACCAGTATTGTTTCCGGTTCCCCCATCTATGTTCTTCTGGAAGGCATTCTTGATTTTTCCAAAGAAGTGGAGCGTCTGGACAAAAGCATTGCCAAGGTGGACAAGGAGCTGAGTGGCATATCCGCCAAGCTTGATAATCCAGGTTTTGTTGACAGGGCACCTGAGGCGGTTGTGAAAAAGGTGAAAGAACAGCATGGAGAGCTTTCGGAAAAACGCAGACAGCTTGTTGCCAACCGGGATCGCATGGCTGCCATGGTGTAG
- a CDS encoding TRAP transporter substrate-binding protein, whose protein sequence is MMKRMVVALCLLSAVIFTAVPAALAQTVMRMGMGDAIDSDQGAFSIRFKEAVESLSGGKIRIELFPNGSLGSETEMLQNTRRGTLDLATIGVGNAVPFVPDLGVLTMPYLLESHYDAIKATTGGLGQQWNERSIAKGGFRILGWTYSNFRFVTNSRRPVRKLEDIKGMKIRVPHNNIILATFRAWGANPVPMDWAETFTALQQKVVDGQENPYIVNYTTKFHEVQDYLTEVHYQYSLQPLMIGERKWKTLDKETQDILIRAGMEAQQYAIAYQILEAEKAKKGMQDAGVEICYLEDEEQWKQLAREKVWPEFYDFIGGRQNLDMVMQSLGKK, encoded by the coding sequence ATGATGAAGCGGATGGTGGTAGCCCTATGTTTACTTTCTGCCGTTATATTCACTGCAGTTCCTGCAGCTCTGGCTCAGACCGTCATGAGAATGGGTATGGGAGATGCTATTGACTCGGATCAGGGAGCCTTTTCCATACGGTTTAAGGAAGCCGTAGAAAGTCTTTCCGGGGGTAAAATACGGATAGAGCTTTTCCCGAATGGCTCCCTTGGCTCGGAAACGGAGATGCTGCAGAATACTCGCAGGGGGACACTTGACCTTGCCACAATTGGTGTGGGAAATGCTGTTCCCTTTGTTCCCGACCTTGGCGTGTTAACCATGCCTTATCTTCTGGAGTCCCACTATGACGCCATTAAGGCGACAACGGGTGGACTGGGGCAGCAGTGGAATGAGAGATCCATTGCAAAGGGTGGTTTCCGGATTCTTGGCTGGACCTATTCCAACTTTCGCTTTGTGACCAATTCCAGGCGACCTGTGCGAAAACTTGAGGATATCAAGGGAATGAAGATCCGGGTTCCCCACAACAATATTATTCTGGCTACGTTTCGGGCATGGGGTGCCAATCCCGTTCCCATGGATTGGGCTGAAACATTCACAGCTTTGCAGCAGAAGGTTGTAGATGGTCAGGAAAATCCCTACATCGTGAACTATACAACCAAATTCCATGAGGTTCAGGATTATCTCACGGAAGTTCATTACCAGTACTCACTGCAGCCTCTGATGATTGGTGAGCGGAAATGGAAAACCCTGGATAAGGAAACTCAGGATATTCTGATCCGGGCAGGAATGGAAGCACAGCAGTATGCCATTGCCTACCAGATTCTGGAGGCGGAAAAAGCCAAAAAAGGTATGCAGGATGCGGGAGTTGAAATTTGCTATCTGGAAGATGAGGAACAATGGAAACAGCTGGCCAGAGAAAAGGTTTGGCCTGAATTCTATGACTTTATCGGCGGGCGGCAGAATCTGGATATGGTGATGCAAAGTCTTGGTAAGAAATAG